A single window of Priestia filamentosa DNA harbors:
- a CDS encoding GNAT family N-acetyltransferase: protein MRRKPKNMVTTNRLIMKNIKEEDGEILYKYWSDNEVTKYMNITPFHKVEQAKEMIQFLTTLKEEGKAVRYSIFLKQSGELIGTCGFNSIDHENSRVEIGYDLGKNYWGHGYIREALAALIKEAFFSLHINRIEAKVEVENKNSIKALSKLAFTNEGRLRQYERSKGELIDVYMFSLLKEEFHKLEES, encoded by the coding sequence ATGAGAAGGAAACCTAAAAATATGGTTACAACAAATCGTTTAATAATGAAAAACATAAAAGAAGAGGATGGAGAAATACTTTATAAATACTGGTCAGATAATGAAGTTACAAAGTATATGAATATTACTCCATTTCATAAAGTAGAACAAGCGAAGGAAATGATTCAATTTTTAACAACGTTAAAAGAAGAAGGAAAGGCAGTGCGATATTCTATCTTTTTAAAGCAAAGCGGGGAGTTAATTGGCACTTGTGGTTTCAACTCTATTGATCATGAGAATAGTCGTGTGGAGATTGGCTATGACTTAGGTAAAAATTACTGGGGACATGGGTACATTAGAGAAGCGTTAGCAGCGCTTATAAAAGAAGCTTTTTTCTCGCTTCATATAAATCGAATTGAAGCAAAAGTAGAAGTGGAAAATAAAAATTCTATTAAAGCGCTTTCTAAATTAGCTTTTACTAATGAAGGGCGCTTGCGTCAGTATGAACGCTCTAAAGGGGAACTTATTGATGTTTATATGTTTTCTCTTTTAAAGGAAGAGTTTCATAAATTAGAAGAAAGCTAA
- the nfsA gene encoding oxygen-insensitive NADPH nitroreductase: MNKTIETILNHRSIRKYKDTPLSDEQIDALVQSAQAASTSSFIQAYSIIGVKDPAKKKKLAELAGNQPYVEENGHLFVFCADLHRHEILGTMEEVKVADSLESTETFMVSLIDVALAAQNLVIAAESMGLGTCYIGGIRNNLEGVEEVLDIPKRVIPLFGLTVGYPAHESSQKPRLPKAHIYHEECYEQDEEKYKKELEAYNEVTSSYYKERTGGKREDTWTAQMANMLHTPKRMYMKEYIEKKGFSNK, from the coding sequence ATGAATAAAACAATCGAAACAATATTAAATCACCGTTCTATACGAAAGTATAAAGATACGCCATTATCAGATGAACAAATTGATGCTTTAGTTCAAAGTGCTCAAGCAGCTTCAACCTCTAGTTTTATCCAAGCTTATTCTATTATTGGAGTAAAGGATCCTGCTAAAAAGAAAAAACTTGCTGAGCTTGCAGGAAATCAGCCTTATGTAGAAGAGAATGGACACCTCTTTGTTTTTTGTGCAGATTTGCATCGTCATGAGATACTTGGCACTATGGAAGAAGTGAAGGTGGCAGATTCGTTAGAAAGCACAGAAACATTTATGGTTTCTCTTATTGATGTGGCTCTTGCAGCACAAAACCTTGTAATTGCGGCTGAATCAATGGGGCTTGGCACATGCTATATTGGAGGCATTCGAAACAATTTAGAAGGTGTTGAAGAAGTATTAGACATCCCGAAACGCGTTATTCCACTTTTTGGCCTAACAGTTGGATATCCAGCGCACGAATCAAGTCAAAAACCACGCTTACCAAAAGCGCACATCTACCATGAAGAGTGCTATGAACAGGATGAAGAAAAATATAAAAAAGAGCTTGAAGCTTACAATGAAGTCACCTCATCTTATTATAAAGAGCGTACAGGTGGAAAACGTGAAGATACGTGGACAGCTCAAATGGCTAATATGCTTCATACACCAAAACGAATGTATATGAAAGAATATATTGAGAAAAAAGGATTTTCTAATAAGTAA
- a CDS encoding organic hydroperoxide resistance protein, whose translation MEALYVAEATSRGGREGHVTTSDGTLDLNITSPKGLGGKGGDGTNPEQLFAAGYAACFESALQLVLNKERIKAENTEITSHVSIGKDPEDGGFKLEVELVGHVEGVERDKVQELLEKAHGVCPYSKATRGNIEVTVKAK comes from the coding sequence ATGGAAGCATTATACGTTGCAGAAGCTACTTCACGAGGTGGACGAGAAGGGCATGTTACAACTTCAGACGGCACACTTGATTTAAATATTACATCTCCAAAAGGCTTAGGTGGAAAAGGTGGAGACGGCACAAATCCAGAACAACTTTTTGCAGCAGGTTATGCCGCTTGCTTTGAAAGTGCGCTACAGCTTGTTTTAAATAAAGAACGAATCAAAGCAGAGAACACAGAAATCACGTCACACGTCTCAATTGGGAAAGACCCTGAAGACGGTGGATTCAAACTAGAAGTTGAATTAGTTGGACATGTTGAAGGTGTTGAACGTGACAAAGTACAGGAGCTTTTAGAGAAAGCTCACGGAGTTTGTCCATATTCAAAAGCAACGCGAGGGAATATTGAAGTTACGGTAAAAGCAAAATAA
- a CDS encoding FecCD family ABC transporter permease: MDEEGMKIRLHALVRKKARTFLILGFSVLFLLFTITFAVMIGSVSLSPLLVWKIIFSHMPYINHYIDGSGSLAQSAIIWQIRLPRVLLACIVGAGLSIAGAAVQALVKNSIADPYILGVSSGASVGATLVITAGAFSILGIYALSIAAFIGALLSVLGVFFLAQVRGRISTVRLLLSGVAVSMILTALTNFIVLSAPNAEGAKSALFWMIGSLTGARWDYLFIPFTVFCFVFLFLWSQYRALNILLTGEESAVTLGINVHMFRKLLIIATALLTGVIVSVSGAIGFVGLMIPHIVRLFVGSNYKYVIPFSALWGAIFLIWADVLARTVISPQELPIGIITALVGGPFFIWLLRKSTYAFGGE, encoded by the coding sequence ATGGATGAAGAAGGGATGAAAATACGGTTGCATGCATTGGTTAGAAAAAAAGCAAGGACATTTTTAATATTAGGCTTTTCCGTCCTATTTTTGCTTTTTACAATTACATTTGCTGTGATGATAGGGTCTGTTTCCTTATCACCACTTTTAGTATGGAAAATTATTTTTTCACATATGCCTTATATAAATCATTACATAGATGGATCAGGATCACTTGCTCAATCCGCCATCATTTGGCAAATTAGGCTTCCGCGTGTTTTGTTAGCTTGTATTGTTGGAGCAGGACTTTCAATTGCAGGAGCTGCGGTTCAAGCACTTGTGAAAAATTCAATTGCAGATCCATACATACTTGGAGTATCGTCAGGAGCTTCTGTTGGAGCGACGCTTGTTATTACAGCAGGCGCTTTTTCTATTTTAGGCATTTATGCTCTATCAATTGCGGCTTTTATTGGCGCACTTTTATCTGTTTTAGGGGTGTTTTTTCTTGCTCAAGTACGGGGAAGAATTTCTACAGTTCGACTCCTTTTAAGCGGAGTTGCTGTATCAATGATTTTAACAGCGCTCACAAACTTTATTGTTTTATCTGCACCAAATGCAGAAGGAGCCAAAAGTGCACTTTTTTGGATGATTGGCAGTTTAACTGGGGCAAGATGGGATTATTTATTCATTCCTTTTACTGTCTTTTGTTTTGTATTTTTATTTTTATGGTCTCAATACCGAGCTCTTAATATTTTATTGACTGGGGAAGAGTCAGCTGTAACATTGGGGATTAACGTTCATATGTTTCGCAAGCTTTTAATTATTGCAACAGCTCTTCTAACAGGTGTTATTGTCTCTGTGAGTGGAGCCATTGGATTTGTAGGACTTATGATTCCTCATATTGTTCGTCTTTTTGTTGGTTCTAATTACAAATATGTGATCCCGTTTAGCGCACTGTGGGGCGCCATCTTTTTAATATGGGCCGATGTATTAGCACGCACGGTGATTTCTCCGCAAGAACTGCCAATTGGAATTATTACGGCTCTTGTTGGAGGTCCGTTTTTTATTTGGTTACTGAGAAAAAGTACGTACGCTTTTGGAGGAGAGTAA
- the bluB gene encoding 5,6-dimethylbenzimidazole synthase: MFNEQEKTALYDVIYKRRDVRTFLSKSIPSDVLQRVLEAGHHAPSVGFMQPWNFILVKDGNLKKKLAWAAEKERKALSIHYEGEKANQFLELKVEGIKEAPVTICVTCDPTRGGSHVLGRNSIPETDILSTACAIQNMWLASCVEGLALGWVSFYKKNDVRDILSIPPHVDPVALLSIGYTEDYPSSPILEEAKWEKRRELEGLIFEDTWGNKK, from the coding sequence ATGTTCAATGAACAAGAAAAGACAGCTTTATATGATGTAATTTATAAGCGGAGAGATGTACGAACGTTTTTGTCAAAGAGCATTCCATCAGATGTGTTGCAAAGAGTATTAGAAGCGGGACATCACGCTCCCTCTGTTGGATTTATGCAGCCGTGGAACTTTATCTTAGTGAAAGATGGTAATCTTAAGAAAAAGCTAGCATGGGCAGCAGAAAAAGAAAGAAAAGCCCTCTCTATCCATTATGAAGGAGAGAAAGCAAATCAGTTTTTAGAGTTAAAAGTAGAAGGAATTAAGGAAGCTCCTGTAACAATATGCGTAACATGTGATCCAACAAGAGGAGGTTCGCATGTTTTAGGGAGAAATTCAATTCCGGAAACAGATATTTTATCAACGGCATGTGCTATACAAAATATGTGGCTCGCATCTTGTGTAGAAGGTCTTGCACTTGGATGGGTAAGCTTTTATAAAAAAAATGATGTGAGAGATATTTTATCTATTCCTCCACATGTCGATCCAGTTGCCCTTTTATCCATTGGGTATACAGAAGATTATCCGTCTTCTCCCATTTTAGAAGAAGCAAAATGGGAAAAACGAAGGGAACTTGAGGGATTAATCTTTGAAGATACATGGGGGAACAAGAAATAA
- a CDS encoding anthranilate phosphoribosyltransferase: MQQWIKEVARGQRGAKDLPFEEAEKAAHMMATGEATDVQIATFLTGQRIKTETPEELDAFVKVYRENSEQINVNENIRENLVDYSSPYAGRNSFFATIPVNVLLASRGMPVCLHSSNSLPPKYGTTIKDVLTELGIKTEESVDEIATSLEKIKIGFYHTEKLSPPLKRLRSIRKEMGIRTTFNTVEKMLNLAHAPNIVLGAFHRTAINKILPVFKTLDVKKAVVVQGIEGSDDLAVHRNSFVFQIQDGQESSFIVSPKEYDLYLPEEEFVKKRSLQNQVETIESVLKGEKSDLYAYNQVVLNTALRLYLFGYEPSIADGVAWARNALDRRVGQEVLKEWRSIL, from the coding sequence ATGCAACAGTGGATCAAAGAAGTAGCAAGAGGACAGCGTGGAGCAAAAGACTTGCCTTTTGAAGAGGCAGAGAAAGCGGCGCATATGATGGCAACTGGTGAGGCAACAGATGTGCAGATTGCTACCTTTTTGACAGGACAGCGTATTAAGACAGAAACGCCAGAAGAACTCGATGCGTTTGTGAAAGTGTATAGAGAAAATAGCGAGCAAATCAACGTGAATGAAAATATAAGAGAGAACCTTGTAGACTATTCAAGTCCATATGCAGGGCGAAATTCGTTTTTTGCGACAATCCCAGTAAATGTATTGTTAGCTTCAAGAGGGATGCCTGTTTGTTTACATAGCAGTAACTCACTTCCTCCAAAATACGGTACAACCATTAAAGACGTTTTAACAGAGTTAGGCATTAAGACAGAGGAAAGTGTCGATGAAATTGCAACATCATTAGAAAAAATTAAGATTGGCTTTTATCATACAGAAAAGCTATCACCTCCACTCAAGCGTCTACGCTCAATTCGTAAGGAAATGGGAATTCGCACAACATTCAATACAGTTGAAAAAATGCTAAACTTAGCTCATGCCCCAAATATTGTGCTGGGAGCTTTTCATCGAACAGCTATTAATAAAATTTTGCCTGTTTTTAAAACACTAGATGTGAAAAAAGCAGTTGTTGTGCAAGGGATAGAAGGATCAGATGATTTAGCTGTTCATCGTAATAGCTTTGTTTTTCAAATCCAAGATGGACAGGAGTCTTCTTTTATTGTAAGTCCAAAAGAGTATGATCTTTATCTTCCTGAAGAAGAGTTTGTGAAAAAACGTTCATTACAAAATCAAGTTGAAACAATAGAGAGTGTCCTAAAAGGAGAAAAGAGTGATCTTTATGCTTATAATCAAGTTGTGCTAAATACAGCTCTTCGTCTCTATCTCTTCGGGTATGAACCTTCTATTGCAGACGGTGTTGCCTGGGCAAGAAATGCCTTGGATCGTAGAGTAGGTCAAGAAGTGCTTAAGGAGTGGAGAAGCATCTTATAA
- a CDS encoding sulfite exporter TauE/SafE family protein, with translation MRKLFIFAIVGFFAQLIDGSLGMGYGATSSSLLLTFGIAPAVASASIHLSEIATTAASGVSHYKFGNVDKKVLWKLMIPGAISAFIGAAFLSSLPGDVMKPFVSIFLTALGFYILFRFLFKWNPSQAHKGAKELKTPFYIVLGSIAGFFDAIGGGGWGPINTPVLLARKGAVPRRVIGTVDTSEFATTVAASAGFLLFLGTESLNWLLILAFVIGGVLAAPLAAWLIKILPSYLLGVFIGGFIILTNANTLLSSFNVGGDKILGFYIVLFIGWAAAIFYAVRNKVRLSKQDVSETL, from the coding sequence ATGAGAAAGCTATTTATCTTTGCAATTGTTGGTTTTTTTGCTCAATTAATTGATGGTTCACTTGGAATGGGGTACGGGGCCACATCTTCATCTCTTTTATTAACATTTGGAATTGCGCCTGCTGTTGCTTCAGCTTCCATTCATTTATCCGAAATCGCAACAACGGCAGCTTCAGGTGTTTCACATTACAAATTTGGAAATGTGGATAAAAAGGTATTGTGGAAATTAATGATCCCAGGCGCAATTAGCGCTTTTATTGGAGCCGCGTTTTTAAGCAGCTTGCCTGGAGACGTTATGAAGCCTTTTGTATCGATTTTCTTAACAGCACTTGGTTTTTACATCTTATTTCGCTTTTTATTTAAATGGAATCCATCACAGGCTCATAAAGGGGCAAAGGAACTAAAAACGCCGTTTTACATTGTATTAGGCTCTATTGCAGGGTTCTTTGATGCGATTGGAGGGGGAGGATGGGGACCTATTAATACACCTGTTCTTCTAGCACGCAAAGGAGCTGTTCCGCGAAGAGTCATTGGAACAGTTGATACGAGTGAGTTTGCAACAACAGTAGCAGCTTCAGCTGGTTTCTTGCTTTTTTTAGGAACTGAAAGCTTAAACTGGTTGTTAATTCTTGCTTTTGTTATTGGCGGAGTATTAGCTGCTCCTTTAGCTGCGTGGCTTATTAAGATCTTACCATCTTACTTGCTTGGTGTTTTTATTGGCGGATTTATTATTCTGACAAATGCTAACACGCTTCTGTCATCTTTTAATGTTGGAGGAGATAAGATTCTAGGGTTTTATATCGTCTTGTTTATTGGATGGGCCGCTGCTATTTTCTACGCGGTTCGCAATAAAGTACGTTTAAGCAAGCAAGATGTTTCCGAAACGTTGTAA
- the asnB gene encoding asparagine synthase (glutamine-hydrolyzing), translated as MCGFVGHIKKNADFENIKEDVFKGMVEKIFHRGPDDVGIYEDQHVQLGFRRLSILDVEKAGQPLSYDNNRYQLIFNGEIYNYIELRQELLAKGYTFKTDGDSEVLLALYCEEGRKMVSKLRGMFAFLIWDTKTKTVFGARDPFGIKPLYVAQTENEIFLASETKSIKEVMPGDHDLSAQALQHYLSFQYVPEPYTLWDAVKKVEPGYCFYQDLESDKELKFERYFKPTLHPIQKEENEWIKEIQHVLEDSVNIHMRSDVPVGSFLSGGIDSSFVVSLAKRYHNNLKTFSVGFQTDGYSELDVAGETAQALGVENIQKVITAEEFMEELPKIVWHLDDPLADPAAIPLYFVAKEAAKQVTVVLSGEGADELFGGYNIYCEPDSLKMFQNIPSPLKKALGKMSNMLPDGVKGKSFLQRGTIPLEDRYIGNAKMFEEEEKERFYHLQHKGVHYTDITAPFYAQAAEYDPVGTMQYVDMNTWLRGDILLKADKMTMANSLELRVPFLDRRVFEVASRIPKNMKIKDGTTKYILRKAARGIVPDHVLDRRKLGFPVPIRVWLKDELYDWAFKLITESDVDHLFDKKELTALLSQHAANKGDYSRKLWTILMFLMWYNQHTGASEYNPKTKDLIIH; from the coding sequence ATGTGTGGATTTGTAGGACATATTAAAAAAAATGCGGATTTTGAAAATATAAAAGAAGATGTATTCAAAGGGATGGTGGAAAAGATCTTTCACCGCGGTCCAGATGATGTAGGTATTTATGAAGATCAACATGTACAGCTTGGTTTTCGCCGTTTAAGCATTCTTGATGTAGAAAAAGCTGGTCAGCCTCTTTCATACGATAATAACCGTTATCAGCTTATATTTAATGGAGAAATTTATAACTACATAGAACTGCGCCAAGAATTACTTGCTAAAGGTTACACGTTCAAAACAGATGGAGACTCTGAAGTTCTTCTTGCTCTTTATTGTGAAGAAGGCAGAAAAATGGTTTCAAAATTAAGAGGAATGTTTGCGTTTTTAATTTGGGATACAAAAACAAAAACGGTTTTTGGTGCACGTGATCCTTTCGGTATTAAGCCGCTTTATGTTGCTCAAACAGAGAACGAAATCTTTTTAGCATCAGAAACAAAATCAATTAAAGAAGTTATGCCAGGAGACCATGATCTAAGTGCTCAAGCTCTTCAGCATTATTTAAGCTTTCAATATGTACCAGAGCCTTACACTCTTTGGGATGCGGTGAAAAAAGTAGAGCCTGGGTATTGTTTTTATCAAGATTTAGAGTCTGATAAAGAACTGAAATTTGAACGTTATTTCAAACCAACTCTACATCCTATCCAAAAGGAAGAAAACGAATGGATTAAAGAGATTCAGCATGTGCTAGAAGACTCAGTGAATATTCATATGCGAAGTGATGTTCCAGTAGGGTCTTTCCTTTCGGGTGGAATTGATTCGTCCTTTGTTGTATCACTTGCTAAACGTTACCATAATAATCTTAAGACTTTCTCTGTGGGCTTCCAAACAGATGGGTATAGCGAGCTTGATGTAGCAGGAGAAACGGCTCAGGCGCTTGGCGTAGAGAATATTCAAAAAGTCATTACAGCAGAGGAGTTCATGGAAGAGCTACCGAAAATTGTGTGGCATCTTGATGACCCGCTTGCAGATCCTGCAGCGATTCCTTTATACTTTGTTGCCAAAGAGGCGGCAAAGCAAGTGACAGTTGTTTTATCTGGGGAAGGAGCGGACGAACTTTTCGGTGGGTACAATATTTATTGCGAGCCGGATTCCTTAAAAATGTTTCAAAACATTCCCTCTCCGCTAAAGAAAGCTCTTGGAAAAATGAGCAATATGTTACCTGACGGTGTCAAAGGGAAGAGCTTTTTACAACGAGGAACAATTCCACTTGAAGATCGCTATATTGGAAATGCTAAAATGTTTGAAGAAGAGGAAAAAGAACGTTTTTATCATCTTCAGCATAAAGGAGTCCATTATACTGATATTACGGCTCCTTTCTATGCACAAGCAGCCGAGTATGATCCAGTAGGAACAATGCAGTATGTTGATATGAATACATGGCTAAGAGGGGATATTCTATTAAAAGCGGATAAAATGACAATGGCCAATTCCCTTGAGCTACGCGTTCCGTTTTTAGATCGTCGTGTTTTTGAAGTCGCTTCCAGAATTCCAAAAAACATGAAAATAAAAGACGGGACAACAAAATATATTTTACGAAAAGCTGCGAGAGGGATTGTACCTGATCATGTTTTAGATCGTCGTAAATTAGGATTCCCAGTACCAATTCGAGTATGGTTAAAAGACGAACTGTACGATTGGGCGTTTAAACTTATTACAGAAAGTGATGTTGATCACTTATTTGATAAGAAAGAGCTTACTGCACTATTAAGTCAGCATGCAGCGAATAAAGGTGACTATAGCCGAAAGCTTTGGACAATCTTAATGTTCCTTATGTGGTATAACCAACATACAGGCGCTTCTGAATATAACCCAAAGACAAAAGATTTAATTATACATTGA
- a CDS encoding DUF2809 domain-containing protein, protein MKIKPNSIYIMLMIIIIFLGIEVRKKSAYFPHIVNLYLGDILWALLIFLGFSFLMEKKGLKIVIFLSLLFCYGIEISQLYHAEWIDAVRSTTLGGLVLGYGFLFSDLVSYTVGVLFGALCKVLLKKS, encoded by the coding sequence ATGAAAATAAAACCGAATAGCATTTATATTATGCTTATGATAATCATTATCTTTTTAGGAATTGAAGTGCGAAAAAAAAGCGCCTATTTTCCACACATTGTAAACTTATACTTGGGTGATATCCTTTGGGCTTTACTTATATTTTTAGGTTTTTCATTTTTAATGGAGAAGAAAGGGTTAAAAATCGTTATTTTTCTATCTTTATTGTTTTGTTATGGAATTGAAATAAGTCAACTTTATCATGCAGAATGGATTGATGCAGTTAGAAGCACAACGCTCGGTGGATTAGTGCTGGGATACGGCTTTCTATTCAGTGATTTAGTCTCTTATACAGTTGGAGTATTATTTGGAGCACTGTGCAAAGTTCTTCTGAAAAAAAGCTGA
- a CDS encoding ABC transporter ATP-binding protein produces MISIEHVTTLIGNQLIIDDVSLSAEKKQFVGIIGPNGSGKSTLLKNIYRVLPLSSGKVMINGHDFLKMKPKEAAQQLAVVSQETPVTFDFSVKEMVLMGRAPYKRMFDFDHSKDDELALEMLKKVGMETFINRNFLTLSGGEKQRVIIARALIQQGEVLILDEPTNHLDIHHQLHIMDAVKDTNMTVIAALHDLNIASMYCDYLFVMREGKIFAQGRPEEVLNETLLREVFEVETIIHQHETLGKPHITFLPNRFVKKQ; encoded by the coding sequence ATGATTAGCATTGAACATGTAACAACGCTTATTGGAAATCAGCTTATTATAGATGATGTTTCTCTCTCTGCTGAAAAAAAACAGTTTGTTGGGATTATTGGACCGAATGGAAGCGGGAAATCTACGCTTCTCAAAAATATTTACAGAGTATTGCCGCTATCAAGTGGGAAGGTAATGATTAACGGCCATGACTTTTTGAAAATGAAGCCAAAGGAAGCTGCACAACAGCTAGCCGTTGTTAGCCAGGAAACACCGGTTACATTTGATTTTTCGGTAAAAGAAATGGTTTTAATGGGCAGGGCACCATATAAGAGGATGTTTGATTTTGATCATTCAAAAGACGACGAGCTTGCCCTAGAGATGTTGAAAAAGGTCGGTATGGAAACGTTCATTAATCGAAACTTTTTGACGCTTTCAGGAGGAGAAAAACAGCGTGTTATCATTGCGAGAGCTCTTATTCAACAAGGAGAAGTCCTTATCCTAGATGAACCAACAAACCATCTTGATATTCATCATCAGCTTCATATTATGGATGCTGTAAAAGATACTAATATGACGGTTATCGCTGCTCTGCATGATTTGAATATTGCGTCTATGTACTGTGATTATCTTTTTGTAATGAGAGAAGGAAAGATATTTGCACAAGGAAGACCTGAAGAAGTGCTAAATGAAACATTGCTAAGAGAGGTCTTTGAAGTTGAAACAATCATACATCAACATGAAACGCTAGGAAAACCACATATTACGTTTTTACCAAATCGTTTTGTGAAAAAGCAGTGA
- a CDS encoding polysaccharide biosynthesis protein codes for MNSFLKSALILTLAAFLGELIEFLTNMVLARELGKEGMGMYMSVLPIVFLVVTIATIELPISISKFLAEHNQKEHRNMMKHATWFATGIIASVMAVWFLVITFIPFFNHYHPYIGWVVLVFIPIVSYSSILRGYFMGVDNMSAIAVSNFVRKSIQLTLLFLVFRTFHFEDHGTALLVAICALVASEAVVFTYFLITYVMQTNVISRGYRFSYTGKEVRKRLLSVSLPTTGLHLFSASAGAIQPFLIKKSLMLSGMTSSIATGHYGMLAGVAMTIGFFPAFIAHSLLVALIPAVSQAQAAGDRDKLSSLLQQSLRITFLYGIPAILIMNIFAEPITNLFFHSSEAAFYLRALWPCFLLHFFVIPMRAYLIGLGLMKDALYHTIWVHVISFSLIFLLASQREWGVSGVILAMNAETLLLTLLHYFTICKRIGLPILFFMKRPLTKL; via the coding sequence ATGAATAGTTTTTTAAAGTCAGCGTTAATTCTAACTTTGGCCGCTTTTTTAGGCGAACTTATTGAATTTTTGACAAATATGGTTCTAGCACGTGAGCTCGGTAAAGAAGGAATGGGGATGTACATGTCTGTGTTGCCTATCGTTTTTTTAGTTGTCACAATTGCAACGATAGAGCTTCCAATTTCGATTTCGAAGTTTTTGGCAGAACATAACCAAAAAGAGCATCGCAATATGATGAAGCATGCGACATGGTTTGCAACAGGAATTATTGCTTCTGTTATGGCTGTTTGGTTTCTTGTAATTACCTTTATACCGTTTTTTAACCATTATCATCCGTACATCGGTTGGGTTGTGCTTGTATTTATCCCCATTGTTTCTTATTCATCGATTTTACGCGGCTACTTTATGGGCGTTGATAATATGAGTGCTATTGCTGTTTCGAATTTTGTTAGAAAATCCATTCAGCTTACGCTTCTTTTCTTAGTATTTAGAACGTTTCATTTTGAAGATCATGGCACCGCTCTTCTTGTGGCCATTTGTGCTCTTGTAGCAAGTGAAGCGGTTGTATTTACTTACTTCTTGATTACATATGTGATGCAAACAAACGTAATTTCAAGAGGTTATCGATTTTCGTATACGGGAAAAGAAGTAAGAAAAAGACTTTTGTCCGTTTCTCTGCCAACAACAGGCCTGCATCTTTTCTCCGCATCAGCTGGAGCCATTCAGCCGTTTTTAATTAAGAAAAGTTTGATGTTAAGCGGAATGACGTCTTCCATTGCAACAGGTCATTACGGTATGCTTGCAGGAGTTGCTATGACGATTGGGTTCTTTCCAGCTTTTATTGCTCATTCTCTTCTTGTAGCCTTAATCCCGGCTGTTTCTCAAGCGCAAGCTGCAGGTGACCGTGATAAGCTAAGCTCGCTATTACAGCAAAGTTTACGAATAACGTTTTTATATGGAATTCCCGCGATTCTCATTATGAACATTTTTGCTGAGCCTATTACAAATCTCTTTTTTCATTCAAGTGAAGCTGCTTTCTATTTAAGAGCGCTTTGGCCGTGTTTTTTACTTCATTTCTTTGTAATCCCAATGAGAGCTTATTTAATTGGGTTAGGGCTTATGAAGGATGCCTTGTATCATACGATATGGGTTCATGTTATTTCCTTTTCGCTTATTTTTCTCCTTGCTTCTCAACGAGAATGGGGAGTAAGTGGCGTTATTTTAGCAATGAATGCAGAAACACTTCTGCTTACTCTTCTGCACTATTTTACCATTTGTAAACGAATTGGTTTGCCGATTTTATTTTTTATGAAGCGGCCGCTAACAAAATTATAA